Genomic window (Pradoshia sp. D12):
TAAGAATGAAATAAGGAAATAATTTTGTAGATGAATAAGTATATAGAGATATGGTTTAGCAGCTTTATAAGGTCTAAGAAAAAAGTGATTCTACATAAAAAAACATGAGACGGAGGTAGTATATTGATCGATTTCTCTTTTTGCTTCAGTCAAACCGAAAGTGAGAAGATAATTAATCGCTTTGGGCTGGATTTTTATAAGAAAGTCTTGTTAGATCTTGTATATTATGCTGACAAGTGGGATTTAACAGCTATGCAATTCATTCCGTCTTATTCCGCAAAGGTAGTGTTTAAATGTCAGTCTAAAAAATATGGTGATGTGGTCCTGAAACTAGGTGATCCTTCTTTAGGAGAGATTGTTACAGAATATCATACATTATGTCAATATCATGCGCAGGGATTTTGTGGAGTAATTGAAGCGGACATTGAAAATGGTGTCATTCTTGAAGCCTGTATACAGCCTGGAACATCTTTGAGAGAAGAGAATTCACTTGGAAAAAGATTATCTGTTTTTTGTCACCTTTACAAAGGACTTCATATCTTCCCATCTAAATCTGTGGTTTATCCTAGTTATATGCAATGGCTCGATCGAATAACAAATTACATGAGCAAACAAAAAGATTGTAGAGAGCTATATTTATGTATGAAAAAAGCGAGAAATATTTATTTAACGATTTCAACTATGTATTCTGAAAAGGCGTTGCTTCATGGTGATTTACATCATGACAATATCCTTCTTGGTATGGATGGAGAATATATAATTATTGATCCTAAAGGTGTCATCGGTGACCCAGTGTTTGATGTTCCGCGTTTTATATTAAATGAATTTGATAATGAAAAAGATAGGAAAACGTATAAGAAAATAAACTATATCATTGGAGTTTTAGAAAAAGAGCTTACTATCCCAGATTCTATTATAAGACAATGCCTATATGTCGAAACTCTTATGAGCGTGTGTTGGTGTATAGAGGATGGTGGAGAATATTCAAGTGTTAAGAAAGATATTATATTAGCAGAAGCTGTGTTGAATAGCTGCTCTTTAAATCTCTGAACTAAATAGAAAGTTATTGGAGGATTAATCCATTATACTAGAAGAAAAACAGAATGAAACAATATATATAAAGCCGGAAACCTTCAGAGTAAATTTAGTCTCCAAGGCTCCCGGCCATTATATTACTTGAATATATGGTTAATGACTTCATCCATAGACATTGTACTATCCACTTCAAATACGCCAGGTTTCAGTTTGTTTTCCAACTTCCTGCTTTCGATCGTTTTCGTAAAGCTAGAAGCGTCTTTAATGATTTTTCCTTTAACCAACGCTTGAGCAACATCAATACTAGTCATTCCGCTAGCTACATTGATTACTGTTTTGTAGACAACTTGTTGATCCTGCTGATTAGAGTTTTCTTTTGCAGTTTGCTCTGCTTTTTGCAGTTCAGTGGAGTATTCGTCCTCTGTTTTTATAACATATCCCAAAGAAGATAGCTCATTTTTCATTTCATCTTCTGTCATTTCTTTAGTAACGGTATTTTTTGGAGATTCTGCAGCTTGAGTAACCGTTTCTTCCTCAGAGGAGGAAAAATATACGGCGCCGCATACACCTGCTGCCACAATGATCCCAGCAGCAAAGCTACTTAGAACTTTAGGCGTCATTGGCTACTTTCCTCCTTCTTTGGCTAGGGCCTTCGTATGGAGCAAGCAATTCTACTACTTCTTCCTCCGTAAGTTTGTGCATAGAGGCAATACTTTTAGTGGAATAGCCGCGCTTATATAAGTCTAGCATTTTCACCATAGCTTGGCGTTCTTCAGAGTGATGAGTCATGATACCAGCTTCCTGAGCAGTAACCTCTGCATTTAATTCTAGTCTATTGATTTGCTCCTGCAGTTTGTTCGTTTCATCGAGCATGACTGCATAATAACTTTCTAACTGCCTTTTTTCCTCTTTCGTTTGCTTCTTCATTTTCATAAATGCAATAAGAAGTAAAACGACAGCTGTACTAAATAAGATAATTAAAGCTATATTCATTTGTTTATATCCTCCTATAAAAATCCTCTATTTATTATACATATAAAAATAGCATTTACGACAGAAATTGCCCAAAAGAAAAAAATTTGTAATCTTCTTTTCAAAAAAAGTGCTCTTTAACAAGCGATATGGATGACTGTTATACATAACTTGTTATTTTATTGGTAATATAGTAAATATTTAGGTGTGAGTTAAAGCAGGTAAGTTATAGATAAGTTTCATTTAATAGGAGGAAGGCAATGGTTAGATTGGAAGAAATGAAATCAGATGAGTTTCAAAATTATCAAGTTATGCAATTAAAAACTATGCAAATGAACACGTAAAGGCTGGTAATTGGAAGGAGGCAGAAGCAATTGATCAGGCTGCTGCAGAATTTAAAAGGTTATTACCTGATGGAAAAGATACCGCTAATCATCACCTATTCTCTATTCGTGAGGAAGAGAGAGAAGTAGGTATGATTTGGCTTGCTCAGCTTTCAACGATTAATATTTGGAAGGATAATCAAGGACTTGGTTATGGAAAAGAGGCAATGTAAGAAATTAAAATCTTCGCCCAAAATCAGGGTCTTAACTATATAGGGCTTCACGTCTTTGGTCACAATAAGTGGGCACGAGATTTATATGAGAAATTAGGATATATAGAAACGGATATTATCATGAGGAAAAAATTAAGATAAAAACAGTCCTTAAGTGGATTATTTGTATCTATGGTAAGTTTTATGGAGATAATTGCTGAAGAATGGAAAGCATTTTGTTGAAAAAAGCCGCCCAAAAACAGGCGGCTTTATAGATACTTTATTTAGAAACAGAAAGAATCGTATATCCGTCTTCAGAAAGTGTAAGCTGACCTTTATCATTCCATTGACTTTTAGAATCCATGTAAAGTGGCTTAGCACTCTTCCATTCTTTCAAAGAAATAGACTTTGATTGTTTGCCAAGATTAATGCACACATAGGCAAGAGATTCAGAGCTTTCTCTTTTATACATAACTACATCAGGATCATGAGCTACAAAGAGAAGATCACCTTCATTGGCGAGGACCTTATGATCTTTACGTAAGTTAATTAAGGATTGCACATGCTTACGAAGCTCGAGGTCTTGATTTTTGTCCTCCCAAGGCATACATTTACGGCAGCCCGGATCATCTTCACCATCTAGTCCAATTTCATCGCCATAATAAATGCATGGCGTTCCCGTAAAGGTAAGTAATATCGTGAAAATTTGTTTGATTTTATCAAGATTACCTTCACATTCTGTTAAAATCCTAGGTGTGTCATGGCTTCCGATTAAATTGAAGGCCGCCATATTCACAATATGTGGATACATATGATAAACCTTCGTCATTTTTTCAGCAAACTGTGTAGGTGTGATGGTGTTTTTGGCGAAAATTTCCAAGATTGCAGTTAAGAATGGATAGTTCATTACAGCATCAAATTGGTCTCCACGCAGCCACGGCATGGAATCATGCCAAATTTCGCCGAGTATGTATGCATCCTCTTTTTCAGATCTGACTGCTTTACGGAAATCACGCCAGAAATCAAAATCTACTTCATTGGCTACATCTAGTCTCCAGCCATCAATATTGCATTCACGGATCCAATACTTAGCCACATTTAGCAAGTATTCTTTTACTTCTGGATTCTTTGTATTTAATTTTGGCATTGTTTCTACAAAACCAAAGGCATCATAGTTGAGATTTTCTTCAACCATTGGAAGGCTGCGCGTATGGAACCAATCCTTATACTTGGAATCTTCTCCTTTTTCTAATACATCCTGGAATGGCTTGAAATGATAGCCGCTATGATTAAATACCGCATCAAGCATGACCCTTATACCGCGCTTGTGGCTTTCTTCAACGAGTCGTTTTAATGTTTCCTTCGTTCCAAATTGTGGGTCAAGCTCCATATAATCAATGGTGTCATATTTATGGTTGGAATAAGCATGAAATACAGGGGTGAAATAAATTCCAGTAATGCCTAAATCCTTGAGATAATCTAAATGATCGATGACCCCTGCCAAGTCACCGCCAAAGAAATTGGTTGGTGTCGGTGCGGCACTTCCCCATGGCAAAGTACCTTTAGGATTTAATTTTGCATCCCCGTTTGCAAACCGTTCGGGGAAGATTTGGTACCAAACAGTATCTTTAACCCACTCTGGTGCGCTGAATACTTCTGTATGATGAAGATATGGTAAAGCAAAGAGAAGGCCGACTTTAGGAAGTTCCTCGTAAAAACCTTTTTCAGAATAATAGGCTGTTTTAGCATTCTTATCTGTTAAACGGAAAGTATAGCGAGCTCGGCGGTGGGGAAGATCAATGGTAGAACGCCAATAATCATACAGTTCATCACTGCCGGTATAGTCCATATTTTTTGCTTTGTAAATCCATTCACTGCCCTGAAAATCATAGGGATCACCATATAGTAACTCCATCTTTTCAATATCATCTTTTTTACTCATGATCATAATCGTAATGGAGTTTAATGATGAACTATACATAAATTGATCTCTTGCAAAGTGAATAACAGATGCTTTTTCCATGTAACCTTTCTCCTCTCAATATACAAGTGAATATTAATGCAAACGCTTGCGCCTTCTATTCATTAACTATATCAGTTAATGATAAATTTTCAATATCGAAAATTTCAGATAATAACAATGTGTTTTTACCCATAAAACGATGTAAAATAACTTAATAAATAATTCACAATTTTATTATTGTTAAATTTTGATAAATAAGTATAATAAAGGTGTTGAGTCTGCAATCGTTTTCATTAGAAAATTAATACAAAAATTATTATATTTGAACATCAAGTGCATTCTTATGTGCAAACGTTTGTTTACTTAGCGATATTATAAGAGGAGGGGTTGACCCATGAAAAAAGCATACTCCATGTTAATGGTGCTCATGCTCGTAATTGGCGTACTGGCTGCTTGTGGACCAGACAGAGAGAAAGAAACAGGCAGTAAGGAAGATACGAATACGGATAAACCTGAAAAACTAGTCATTTGGGAAGATACAGATAAAGGACCTGGCTTAGAGCCGGCTATAAAAGCATTTGAAAAAGAGCATGGAATTAAAGTTGAATATAAAGAAATGGGTATGGCAGATAAGATTCGTGAACAAATCAGATTGGATGGACCAGCTGGAAAAGGTCCGGATGTTATCACATTGCCGCATGATCAAATTGGTCAATTAGCTATTGAAGGTGTATTAGCTGAACTAAAAGTAGACCAAAGTGTAATCGATACTTTTACAGAATCTTCTGTTCAGGCACAAACCTATGATGGTAAATTATATGGCTTGCCAAAAGCTACTGAAACACCAGTCTTTATTTATAACAAGAAACTTATGGAAAAACCGCCTGCAACAATGGATGAATTATATACATTTGCAAAAGAGAACACAAAAGGCAAAACATATGGATTTACAGCTAAATGGGATGATTTTTATCATGCATATGGTGTAATTGGCGGTATGGGTGGTTATGTGTTTGGAGAAAAAGATGGATCTCTAAACCGTGATGATTTAGGACTAAATAATGAAGGTGCAATTGAAGGCGCTGAATTTATTGCTAAATGGTATAAAGAAGGCCTGTTCCCTAAAGGGATTATTGGAGAAAGCGGCGGTTCAGCACAGGATGGTTTATTTAATGAAGGAAAACTGGCTTCCGTACAAAATGGACCTTGGGCTTTCCAAGGATATAAAGATGCAGGTATAGATATTGGAGCAACTGCATTGCCGACACTTCCAAATGGAGAACACATGAAAACCTTCATGGGTGTTAAAGGATGGCACGTGTCAGCTTACTCTAAAAATACAGATTGGGCTACTAAATTGGTTGAACACTTAACTAATTATGATAGCGCGAAAGTTCGTTATGAAAAAACACAGGAGATTCCTCCGGTTAAAAAATTGATTGAAGATCCAATTATTGCTGACAATGAATTTTCTAAAGCAGTAGCAGAGCAATCCCAATATGCGATTCCAATGCCTAATATACCAGAAATGGGAGAAGTTTGGTCCCCGATGGCAGCGGCTTTAGAGACAATCGCAACTGGTAAAGCAGATGCTAAATCTGCAATGGATGAGGCAGCGAAGACAATCAAAACAAATATTGATACCAACCATAAAAAATAATGCTAGGTAAGGGTTAGGCGGTATCCAATTATTCTGGATATGGCCTATCCTTTTATAACAAGGTATTGGTTATATTGCATTTTAGTGAAAACTCGGGAAGAGACTTTCTCTTTGTTCATCTTCCCTTTAGAAAGTTTGTTTCTGGGCTTTCACAGAATATAGCCAATTCTTTTCGTAGAAAGGGGAAAAACCCACGATGGATATAATTCCTGCTCAAACAAAAACCAACTATGCTAAAAAGGCTGCTTTATTTTCGATTATTCCAGGGTTTGGACAGTTTTTTAATAAACAATACATAAAAGGAATTATCTTTCTTATTTTGACAGCCTCTTTTTTTATTGCTTTTGCAGATATGTTAAATATTGGATTTTGGGGATTGGTCACTTTAGGTGAAATTCCGAAGCTTGATCATTCTGTTATTTTATTGATAGACGGCATTCTAACGTTAATTGTAACGATTATTGGTTTAGGTATTTACGCTTTTAATATTTACGATGCTTATAACAATGGTAAAAAGAGAGACCAAGAGATTGCATTAAATTCTATACGCGAGCAATATCAAAATTTAATTGATAATGGATTCCCCTATCTAATTGTTTCTCCGGGATTTTTGTTATTAATTTTCGTTGTTATATTTCCGATTATCTTCTCTTTCCTTTTGGCATTCACAAACTATGATTTGTATCATTCCCCGCCTGCAAATCTGGTCGATTGGATTGGATTTCAGAACTTTATTGATATTTTTAAAATAGAAATATGGAGAACCACATTCTTTAAAGTGTTTGGCTGGACTATTGTATGGACATTTACAGCAACGACTTTACAAATTGCACTCGGAGTCTTTCTGGCAGTATTGGTTAATCAGAAAGATTTAAAGGGCAAGGCTATCATTAGAACCGTCCTGATTTTGCCTTGGGCCGTTCCTGCCTTTGTATCCATCCTTGTATTTTCAGGTATGTTTAATGAATCATTTGGTATTATCAATACGACGATTCTTCCGGCTCTTGGATTACCTCCAGTGGATTGGATGACGGAAGCAAACTGGACAAGACTTGCTTTAATTCTCATACAGGGCTGGTTAGGATTTCCGTTTATTTTTGCCATGACAACAGGAGTCCTTCAATCTATACCGGAGGATTTATATGAAGCGGCCACGATAGATGGGGCTAGCTTGATGCAGAAATTCAGAAAAATTACTTTACCGCTCGTTTTGTTTGCCACTGCGCCTATACTAATCACACAGTATACGTTTAATTTTAATAACTTTAATTTAATCTTTTTATTTAATAACGGAGGCCCTGCCATACCGGGTCAAAATGCGTGGGGTACGGATATATTAATTTCGTGGATTTATAGATTGACAATGACATCGGCTCAATATGGAAAAGCTGCCGCAGTTACGATGATTCTTTCACTAATTGTCATGTCTGTAGCATTATGGCAATTCAAACGGACTAAGTCTTTCCAAGAGGAGGATATGATGTAATGAAGAGTTCAAAAAAGAATAAAATGATCCGCTTAACCTTATCTTATATAGTCATAGCCATCATGTTTGCCATTGTCATCTATCCAATTCTTTGGATTATAGGCTCATCCTTTAATCCGGGGAACAGTTTGTCCGGTTCAACGATGTTTCCCAAAAATCCAACGCTCGACCATTATAAAGAGCTATTTGATATGAAAAACAGTGATTATCTGATTTGGTACTTTAACTCTCTTAAAATTAGTATTATGACAATGATTTTAACGGTTATTACGGTTTCTTTTACAGCCTATGCGTTTTCACGATATCGGTTTGTTGGGAGAAAAAATGGATTAATGACCTTTTTGATTTTACAAATGATCCCGAACTTTGCAGCCTTGATTGCCATTTATGTATTGGCCGTTCGGACAGGATTGCTGGATACACATATCGGCTTAATTTTACTGTATGTGGGTGGACAAATTCCGATGAATACGTGGTTGATGAAGGGGTATCTTGATACCATTCCACGTGAACTCGATGAAAGTGCGAAGATGGATGGAGCTGGTCATTTACGTATCTTCTTCCAAATCGTCCTGCCTTTGGCAAAACCAATCATAGCGGTTGTAGCGTTATTCGCTTTTGTTGCTCCTTTCGGAGATTTTATTTTAGCGAAAATATTAATTAGCTCAAGTGATCAGTATACGATTGCAGTTGGTTTATATGAACTGGTTGGTAAGAAATTTGGAGCAGAATTCACCAAGTTTGCAGCAGGTTCGGTTTTAATTGCTATTCCAATTGCTACCCTTTTCCTATTCTTCCAAAAATACTTTGTTTCCGGATTGACGGCTGGCGGTACAAAGGGATAAGGTTATTTTGATGGGAGAAATAAGGGGGAAATTAGTATGTTAAAAAAAGTAATGGCCATTCTGCTGGCGCCGTTTATCTTACTTTCGACAATTCCAGTATCTGCGGAGGAAATAGAGGGAAGAGATTGGCAGGATGAGTCCATCTACTTCATCATGGTGGACAGATTTTATAATGGTAATACGAAAAACGATCATAGTGTGGACCTTGATAATCTTAATACATACCAAGGCGGGGATTTTGCCGGTATTATGCAAAAGTTAGATTATTTGCAGGAAATGGGCTTTACCACTATTGCACTGAATTCAATCGTTGAAAACACAGAATCAGGCTATCATGGAGATTGGGCTCTGGATTATAGAAAGATCAATGCGAATTATGGAACATTAAAGGAATTTAAACAGTTAGTGCAAGAAGCTCATAAACGTAATATGAAAGTGATCGTTGACTTTAATGCGAATCATGTCGGACCTAATCATCCATGGCTTAAGGATTCGGCAAAAGAAGATTGGTTTCATGAAAGAAAAGATGTGACCTCTGCAAGTAACCAGGAAGGGAAGCAGGCTGGATGGATAGATGGATTACCAGATTTAGCACAGGAAAATCCTGAAGTATCTGCTTACTTGCTGGATGCTGCGAAGTGGTGGATTACAGAAACCAATATTGACGGCTATCGCTTGAATGATTTGGAGTATGTTTCTGTTGATTTTTGGAGTAATTTCAGTAAAGAAATGAAATCGGTTAAAAATGATTTCTTTCTACTTGGTAATGGTACTATAGAAAATACATCTGATTTGGTTGGCCTTCAGGAATCAGGCATTGATGGTGTACTAGATAAACAACAAATGGAAGCGTTGAGAGAGGTATTTGCTAAACCGGATCAGAAGATGAATTCATTATTCACTATCTGGAATGAACGAATGCAAACGATGAGTCAGCCACATCAGTTGGGAGTTATGGTTGATACAGAAGATATACCTAGATTCACTAAGTCAATGCAGGATCATAATCAATTCCCTGGAACGAGATGGGAATTACTAATGACCCATATGTATACCATGCCTGGTATCCCAATGGTTTATTACGGATCCGAAATAGCCATGAATGGTAATGAGATACCTGATAATCGCCGTATGATGGATTTCAGAACAGATAAGGATTTAATTGAATATATTGGTAAAATAGCTGCACTGCGTAAAGAATATCCTGCTTTAAGGAAAGGAACTCTTGAACTTTTGAACGAGCAGGATGGAATGGCCGTCTACAAAAGAGAGTATGAAGACCAAATAATGATAGTTGCGATTAATAATAGCTCGAAAACAAAAACCATTCAACTTGATGCAGCTAATCTTCCAGCAAGTGAAGAGTTACGTGGCAGGCTTAATGCAGATATGGTCAGAAAAAGTAATGATACCTATTCAATTACTTTGGATCGTGAAACATCAGAAGTCTATTTGGCAGCAGAAAAAAGCGGCGTAAATTATGTATTCATTGCTGTAATCGTTTTAGTTAATATCTTGTTCTTTGGGTTCCTTTATTTGGCACGAAGAAAAGGCAAACGGCAAAACAATCATAATTGAACGAAAATGGAGGGATGTTATTTCTCTCCTTTTTTTTAATAATAATCATAGACTAGCATAAGTGAGGATGAAAGTGCTTGAATAAGAAATGGTGGAAGGAAGCAGTTTGTTATCAAATATATCCAAAGAGTTTTAAAGATTCCAATGGAGATGGGATTGGAGATTTACGAGGGGTAATTAATAAACT
Coding sequences:
- a CDS encoding aminoglycoside phosphotransferase family protein, translated to MIDFSFCFSQTESEKIINRFGLDFYKKVLLDLVYYADKWDLTAMQFIPSYSAKVVFKCQSKKYGDVVLKLGDPSLGEIVTEYHTLCQYHAQGFCGVIEADIENGVILEACIQPGTSLREENSLGKRLSVFCHLYKGLHIFPSKSVVYPSYMQWLDRITNYMSKQKDCRELYLCMKKARNIYLTISTMYSEKALLHGDLHHDNILLGMDGEYIIIDPKGVIGDPVFDVPRFILNEFDNEKDRKTYKKINYIIGVLEKELTIPDSIIRQCLYVETLMSVCWCIEDGGEYSSVKKDIILAEAVLNSCSLNL
- a CDS encoding endolytic transglycosylase MltG, which translates into the protein MTPKVLSSFAAGIIVAAGVCGAVYFSSSEEETVTQAAESPKNTVTKEMTEDEMKNELSSLGYVIKTEDEYSTELQKAEQTAKENSNQQDQQVVYKTVINVASGMTSIDVAQALVKGKIIKDASSFTKTIESRKLENKLKPGVFEVDSTMSMDEVINHIFK
- a CDS encoding glycoside hydrolase family 13 protein encodes the protein MEKASVIHFARDQFMYSSSLNSITIMIMSKKDDIEKMELLYGDPYDFQGSEWIYKAKNMDYTGSDELYDYWRSTIDLPHRRARYTFRLTDKNAKTAYYSEKGFYEELPKVGLLFALPYLHHTEVFSAPEWVKDTVWYQIFPERFANGDAKLNPKGTLPWGSAAPTPTNFFGGDLAGVIDHLDYLKDLGITGIYFTPVFHAYSNHKYDTIDYMELDPQFGTKETLKRLVEESHKRGIRVMLDAVFNHSGYHFKPFQDVLEKGEDSKYKDWFHTRSLPMVEENLNYDAFGFVETMPKLNTKNPEVKEYLLNVAKYWIRECNIDGWRLDVANEVDFDFWRDFRKAVRSEKEDAYILGEIWHDSMPWLRGDQFDAVMNYPFLTAILEIFAKNTITPTQFAEKMTKVYHMYPHIVNMAAFNLIGSHDTPRILTECEGNLDKIKQIFTILLTFTGTPCIYYGDEIGLDGEDDPGCRKCMPWEDKNQDLELRKHVQSLINLRKDHKVLANEGDLLFVAHDPDVVMYKRESSESLAYVCINLGKQSKSISLKEWKSAKPLYMDSKSQWNDKGQLTLSEDGYTILSVSK
- a CDS encoding extracellular solute-binding protein, translated to MKKAYSMLMVLMLVIGVLAACGPDREKETGSKEDTNTDKPEKLVIWEDTDKGPGLEPAIKAFEKEHGIKVEYKEMGMADKIREQIRLDGPAGKGPDVITLPHDQIGQLAIEGVLAELKVDQSVIDTFTESSVQAQTYDGKLYGLPKATETPVFIYNKKLMEKPPATMDELYTFAKENTKGKTYGFTAKWDDFYHAYGVIGGMGGYVFGEKDGSLNRDDLGLNNEGAIEGAEFIAKWYKEGLFPKGIIGESGGSAQDGLFNEGKLASVQNGPWAFQGYKDAGIDIGATALPTLPNGEHMKTFMGVKGWHVSAYSKNTDWATKLVEHLTNYDSAKVRYEKTQEIPPVKKLIEDPIIADNEFSKAVAEQSQYAIPMPNIPEMGEVWSPMAAALETIATGKADAKSAMDEAAKTIKTNIDTNHKK
- a CDS encoding carbohydrate ABC transporter permease, which gives rise to MDIIPAQTKTNYAKKAALFSIIPGFGQFFNKQYIKGIIFLILTASFFIAFADMLNIGFWGLVTLGEIPKLDHSVILLIDGILTLIVTIIGLGIYAFNIYDAYNNGKKRDQEIALNSIREQYQNLIDNGFPYLIVSPGFLLLIFVVIFPIIFSFLLAFTNYDLYHSPPANLVDWIGFQNFIDIFKIEIWRTTFFKVFGWTIVWTFTATTLQIALGVFLAVLVNQKDLKGKAIIRTVLILPWAVPAFVSILVFSGMFNESFGIINTTILPALGLPPVDWMTEANWTRLALILIQGWLGFPFIFAMTTGVLQSIPEDLYEAATIDGASLMQKFRKITLPLVLFATAPILITQYTFNFNNFNLIFLFNNGGPAIPGQNAWGTDILISWIYRLTMTSAQYGKAAAVTMILSLIVMSVALWQFKRTKSFQEEDMM
- a CDS encoding sugar ABC transporter permease — encoded protein: MKSSKKNKMIRLTLSYIVIAIMFAIVIYPILWIIGSSFNPGNSLSGSTMFPKNPTLDHYKELFDMKNSDYLIWYFNSLKISIMTMILTVITVSFTAYAFSRYRFVGRKNGLMTFLILQMIPNFAALIAIYVLAVRTGLLDTHIGLILLYVGGQIPMNTWLMKGYLDTIPRELDESAKMDGAGHLRIFFQIVLPLAKPIIAVVALFAFVAPFGDFILAKILISSSDQYTIAVGLYELVGKKFGAEFTKFAAGSVLIAIPIATLFLFFQKYFVSGLTAGGTKG
- a CDS encoding alpha-amylase family glycosyl hydrolase, whose protein sequence is MLKKVMAILLAPFILLSTIPVSAEEIEGRDWQDESIYFIMVDRFYNGNTKNDHSVDLDNLNTYQGGDFAGIMQKLDYLQEMGFTTIALNSIVENTESGYHGDWALDYRKINANYGTLKEFKQLVQEAHKRNMKVIVDFNANHVGPNHPWLKDSAKEDWFHERKDVTSASNQEGKQAGWIDGLPDLAQENPEVSAYLLDAAKWWITETNIDGYRLNDLEYVSVDFWSNFSKEMKSVKNDFFLLGNGTIENTSDLVGLQESGIDGVLDKQQMEALREVFAKPDQKMNSLFTIWNERMQTMSQPHQLGVMVDTEDIPRFTKSMQDHNQFPGTRWELLMTHMYTMPGIPMVYYGSEIAMNGNEIPDNRRMMDFRTDKDLIEYIGKIAALRKEYPALRKGTLELLNEQDGMAVYKREYEDQIMIVAINNSSKTKTIQLDAANLPASEELRGRLNADMVRKSNDTYSITLDRETSEVYLAAEKSGVNYVFIAVIVLVNILFFGFLYLARRKGKRQNNHN